The proteins below are encoded in one region of Serratia symbiotica:
- a CDS encoding phage portal protein, which yields MKKRTYKNKHTASSGSAGQADISDALRSDPALSAFTFDGPYSVTDGYDLLDSMCCVDNGRYFETPIDWKGLTRAFTQSPLHQSALYFKRNVLTGCYIPHPLLSRQAFSAFALDWFVFGNAYLERRSNLLGAPLRLQHVPALNTRRGSDLNTYWFIRQWKDEYEFKAGQVCHIMNPDIHQEIYGMPEYMGALLSASLSHSADKFRKLYYDNGSHAGCILYVGSEKVDQESIKVVQKTLSQARGKGSFKNVLIHAPGGGKDGVQLLPFSQISAKDEFLNIKSATRNDLRDAHRIPPQLMGAMPEGNGALGDVEKAARVFAINEMLPVMEAMKGVNDWLGQEVIRFNPYALLKDE from the coding sequence ATGAAGAAGCGCACTTACAAAAACAAACACACTGCCAGCAGTGGCAGTGCCGGACAGGCTGATATTTCTGACGCACTCCGAAGCGATCCGGCGCTCAGCGCCTTTACGTTTGACGGGCCATATTCGGTAACAGACGGTTATGATCTGCTGGACAGCATGTGCTGCGTCGATAACGGCCGGTATTTTGAGACGCCAATAGACTGGAAAGGATTAACCCGCGCATTCACCCAATCCCCGCTGCATCAGTCAGCGCTTTACTTCAAACGCAATGTGCTGACCGGGTGCTATATCCCTCATCCGTTACTCTCACGACAGGCATTCTCTGCATTTGCACTGGACTGGTTTGTCTTCGGGAATGCCTATCTTGAACGTCGCTCTAACCTCCTGGGCGCTCCGCTCAGACTCCAGCATGTTCCGGCACTGAACACGCGGCGGGGGAGTGATCTTAATACCTACTGGTTTATCCGGCAGTGGAAAGATGAATACGAGTTCAAAGCGGGACAGGTCTGCCACATCATGAACCCGGATATTCATCAGGAAATCTACGGTATGCCTGAATATATGGGCGCGCTGCTGTCCGCCAGCCTGTCACATTCCGCCGATAAGTTCCGCAAACTCTATTACGACAACGGCTCTCACGCCGGATGTATTCTCTATGTCGGTTCGGAGAAGGTGGATCAGGAAAGCATAAAAGTGGTGCAAAAGACGCTGTCACAGGCCAGAGGGAAAGGCTCCTTCAAAAACGTGCTGATCCACGCGCCGGGCGGCGGCAAAGACGGCGTGCAACTGTTGCCGTTCAGCCAGATATCGGCAAAGGATGAGTTTCTTAACATCAAATCAGCAACGCGCAACGATCTGCGCGACGCTCACCGCATCCCGCCGCAACTGATGGGCGCAATGCCGGAAGGCAACGGAGCGCTCGGTGATGTTGAGAAGGCCGCGCGCGTCTTTGCCATCAACGAAATGTTGCCTGTGATGGAAGCAATGAAGGGCGTCAATGACTGGCTCGGTCAGGAAGTGATCCGCTTTAATCCCTACGCATTACTCAAAGACGAATAA
- a CDS encoding type II toxin-antitoxin system death-on-curing family toxin yields MKWISAQELIAFHDRLLAALPGVQGMPEPGRAEAIIYRVQNQLYYEGVEDIHELAAMYLVAISRGHIFNDGNKRTAFFVAMAFLKRNGIDIRDEGNELEELTVSAAMGSLSSGDVAAVLRRLSINPH; encoded by the coding sequence ATGAAATGGATCAGCGCTCAGGAGTTGATAGCGTTTCACGATCGTCTGCTTGCAGCTTTGCCTGGCGTTCAGGGGATGCCAGAACCGGGAAGAGCAGAGGCGATCATTTATCGTGTTCAGAACCAGCTTTACTATGAAGGCGTTGAGGATATTCACGAACTCGCTGCGATGTATCTCGTCGCCATTTCGCGTGGTCATATCTTCAATGACGGCAATAAGCGAACCGCCTTTTTCGTTGCGATGGCTTTTTTAAAGCGCAATGGTATTGATATCCGTGATGAAGGTAATGAACTGGAAGAACTGACCGTATCCGCAGCGATGGGTTCATTAAGCAGCGGTGATGTTGCTGCTGTTTTGCGCCGACTATCCATCAATCCCCACTGA
- a CDS encoding type II toxin-antitoxin system Phd/YefM family antitoxin, translating to MRTYTTSQARQNIAEVMEAATAGEPVEITRRDGSAAVLISRDDFNAWQEAKLDAEFAEIMGRHGRTIKALADR from the coding sequence ATGCGAACCTATACCACATCTCAGGCCCGGCAAAATATTGCCGAGGTAATGGAAGCAGCTACGGCTGGGGAGCCTGTAGAAATAACCCGCCGCGATGGCTCTGCTGCCGTGCTTATCAGCCGCGATGATTTTAATGCGTGGCAGGAAGCAAAGCTTGATGCAGAATTTGCCGAAATTATGGGGCGACACGGTCGTACCATTAAGGCGCTGGCCGACAGATGA
- a CDS encoding replication endonuclease — translation MTLDACGRQAPSPPPPYPGSTDNAIPYAYGGNKPYQPIGVNVAPGLDGFDYLTPDGTRKHIDIANLYEENEKPERSKLLRRRLASLPQYIRRHFAAKLDALDAKDRKAADHWLINTFERHVLTRIDSVNSVYQPDSVMPGILLTIRDQLFRMLWAGKKELKRLAYTLADIFTSEFIRESDHQLARTGDPEFAALSGYGRIASLAVHLKTPIPSWTAYCNEELEAEDALRAVLRLESPQWWLNRLRRIHARWREHLMIATGYVQKKSSPYSSAPCLTAWLAQKKANREYLKAMELEDQDTGERISLIDKVAGSVANPANRRRELMTRMRGFEDLAKLEGLAGDFYTLTAPSRYHSMQHNGCRNHKYCGASPRETQQYLCMVWARTRAAWKRKGIRVFGFRVVEPHHDATPHWHLLLFMRPECVEQAREIFRTYALKEDGNEPGAQENRFQVVPIDDAHGSATGYIAKYISKNIDGFALDGEKDDETGEDLKEMSLRVSAWASRWSIRQFQQIGGAPVTVYRELRRLGDRELVLHPELETARQAADAGEWDNYVLAQGGPLVERDNVRIRLNYETTENGNAYGDDVQRITGIYCPMTGSESLIFTRTTQYIIVPKHQSVDGVVIDVGFSGGSAAPWSSVNNCTRDPAASADGVEHAASEATGQSGMTVPAEGVTVNFDALSRQEKRELAQRLSDDVRSKRKKRPPEREGGAGLSVKKQQISELLALRGIDASAGMVRSMMAGASVACGDLVMTVQDGRLVSRNRAASEKMPSQVMAAKKKTNDLVSRMKAAFSGRK, via the coding sequence GTGACTTTAGACGCTTGTGGACGCCAGGCCCCTTCTCCACCTCCACCGTATCCGGGTAGCACTGACAATGCTATCCCTTACGCTTATGGAGGGAACAAACCATACCAGCCGATTGGTGTTAATGTAGCGCCGGGGCTGGATGGTTTCGACTATCTCACGCCGGACGGCACCCGCAAGCATATTGATATCGCCAATCTGTACGAAGAGAACGAAAAGCCGGAGCGAAGCAAGCTGTTGCGCCGCCGCCTCGCTTCTCTTCCGCAGTATATCCGCCGCCACTTTGCCGCGAAGCTGGACGCGCTGGACGCGAAAGACCGCAAAGCGGCAGATCACTGGCTGATTAACACCTTTGAGCGCCATGTATTAACGCGTATTGATAGCGTGAATAGCGTTTACCAGCCTGATAGCGTGATGCCTGGCATCCTTCTGACAATCCGCGATCAGCTTTTCCGTATGCTCTGGGCAGGGAAGAAAGAGTTAAAAAGACTGGCTTATACGCTTGCCGATATCTTTACGAGCGAGTTTATACGCGAGTCCGATCACCAGCTTGCGCGCACTGGCGATCCTGAGTTCGCGGCGCTTTCTGGCTATGGACGTATTGCGTCGCTGGCGGTGCATCTGAAAACGCCGATCCCCAGTTGGACAGCGTATTGCAATGAAGAACTGGAAGCGGAGGACGCGTTACGCGCGGTTCTTCGTCTTGAGTCACCACAGTGGTGGTTAAACCGCCTGCGCCGTATCCATGCCCGTTGGCGTGAGCATTTGATGATTGCAACGGGATACGTACAGAAAAAATCCTCCCCATACAGTAGCGCCCCGTGCCTTACGGCATGGTTGGCCCAGAAAAAGGCTAACCGTGAATACCTTAAGGCTATGGAGCTGGAAGACCAGGACACGGGCGAGCGCATTTCACTGATCGATAAAGTCGCCGGTAGTGTTGCCAATCCGGCCAACCGTCGCCGCGAACTCATGACGAGAATGCGCGGATTTGAGGATCTGGCGAAGTTGGAAGGGCTGGCCGGTGACTTTTACACACTGACAGCGCCTTCCCGTTACCACTCCATGCAGCATAACGGGTGCCGCAATCATAAATACTGTGGCGCGTCACCGCGCGAAACGCAGCAATATCTTTGCATGGTCTGGGCGAGAACCCGTGCAGCGTGGAAGAGAAAAGGGATCCGCGTCTTTGGTTTCCGCGTGGTCGAACCGCACCACGATGCAACGCCACACTGGCATTTACTTCTTTTTATGCGCCCGGAATGCGTCGAGCAGGCGCGCGAAATCTTCCGTACCTATGCCCTGAAAGAAGATGGTAACGAACCGGGAGCGCAGGAAAACCGCTTTCAGGTTGTTCCGATCGACGATGCCCACGGCAGTGCAACCGGCTACATAGCGAAATACATTTCGAAGAATATCGACGGCTTCGCGCTGGATGGCGAGAAGGACGATGAGACCGGGGAAGACCTGAAAGAAATGTCACTCCGTGTTAGCGCGTGGGCGTCGCGCTGGTCTATTCGTCAGTTTCAGCAGATCGGCGGTGCGCCGGTCACGGTATACCGCGAACTTCGCCGCCTGGGCGATCGTGAACTGGTGTTACACCCTGAACTGGAAACCGCACGGCAGGCTGCTGATGCAGGAGAATGGGATAACTACGTGTTAGCCCAGGGAGGCCCGTTGGTTGAGCGCGATAATGTGCGTATCCGTCTGAACTATGAAACCACCGAAAACGGCAATGCCTACGGCGATGACGTCCAGAGAATTACCGGTATTTACTGCCCGATGACGGGCAGCGAATCGTTGATATTCACCCGCACCACTCAATACATAATTGTGCCAAAGCACCAGAGCGTTGACGGCGTGGTCATTGACGTTGGTTTTTCAGGCGGCAGCGCCGCCCCTTGGAGTTCTGTCAATAACTGTACGCGGGATCCCGCGGCAAGTGCTGACGGTGTTGAACATGCCGCCAGCGAAGCTACAGGACAGTCAGGAATGACTGTGCCAGCGGAGGGCGTGACGGTGAATTTTGATGCGCTTTCACGGCAGGAAAAGCGAGAACTGGCGCAGCGGCTTAGTGACGATGTGCGAAGTAAGCGTAAAAAACGGCCACCGGAACGGGAAGGGGGGGCCGGGCTATCCGTGAAAAAACAGCAGATCAGTGAACTGCTGGCGCTGCGTGGGATTGATGCCAGCGCCGGAATGGTCAGATCGATGATGGCCGGTGCGTCAGTAGCGTGCGGTGATCTTGTTATGACCGTGCAGGACGGGCGGCTGGTATCACGCAACCGCGCCGCGTCGGAAAAAATGCCGTCGCAGGTGATGGCGGCGAAGAAAAAGACAAACGACCTCGTGAGCAGGATGAAGGCTGCGTTTTCGGGGCGGAAGTAG
- a CDS encoding phosphoadenosine phosphosulfate reductase family protein, whose translation MMNFDEEVKRIDRRCFADNIVNVVSISGGKDSLAQWLLALEAGLKPLAVIADTGHEHTQTMEYLDYLEGKLGAIQRVKADFTRLIEGKRKFIAEKWPTKLVAECGLSAEQAAETIARALDTLKPTGNPFLDLCMWKGRFPSTRRRFCTTELKHLPIKLQVVDPLIAAGKEVVSWQGVRAQESPARAKLAEWEWGFDIGPRLNIYRPLLNWTHDDVFSMAKRHGIKPNPLYQQGCGRVGCMPCINVNKAELAQIFTRWPEEIARVASWERLVAACSRRGNSTFFPSTNDPRKSERRIEFISVESHGIETYRDWALTTRGGNQFDLFAGIEEPSVCNSVYAGVCE comes from the coding sequence ATGATGAATTTTGACGAAGAGGTTAAACGCATCGATCGTCGGTGTTTTGCTGACAATATCGTAAATGTTGTTTCTATTTCTGGTGGCAAAGATTCCCTAGCACAATGGTTGTTAGCGTTAGAGGCCGGTTTAAAGCCGTTGGCAGTTATTGCTGATACTGGTCACGAACATACGCAAACTATGGAGTATCTCGACTACCTGGAGGGCAAGTTGGGGGCAATCCAGCGTGTGAAAGCTGACTTCACCCGACTGATTGAAGGTAAGCGGAAGTTCATTGCGGAAAAATGGCCGACAAAATTAGTTGCTGAATGTGGGCTATCTGCTGAGCAAGCCGCCGAAACTATTGCCCGCGCCTTGGACACGCTCAAACCAACTGGCAATCCATTCTTAGACCTGTGCATGTGGAAGGGGCGCTTTCCATCTACGCGCCGCCGATTCTGCACAACTGAATTAAAACATCTGCCCATCAAATTGCAGGTTGTGGATCCGTTAATTGCCGCGGGTAAGGAGGTTGTGAGCTGGCAAGGCGTACGCGCTCAAGAGTCACCAGCACGCGCTAAATTGGCTGAATGGGAGTGGGGGTTTGATATCGGGCCAAGGTTAAATATTTATCGCCCGTTGCTTAACTGGACGCATGACGATGTTTTTTCGATGGCTAAACGCCACGGCATAAAGCCCAATCCACTTTATCAGCAGGGGTGTGGGCGCGTTGGTTGTATGCCATGCATCAACGTCAATAAAGCCGAGTTAGCACAAATATTTACACGCTGGCCCGAAGAAATTGCGCGTGTCGCCAGTTGGGAGCGGTTGGTTGCTGCATGCTCACGTCGAGGTAATTCAACATTTTTCCCTTCTACCAATGACCCCCGTAAGTCAGAGCGGCGAATAGAATTTATTTCCGTTGAATCCCACGGAATTGAAACTTATCGCGATTGGGCACTAACAACGCGTGGTGGAAATCAGTTTGATTTGTTCGCTGGCATTGAAGAGCCATCAGTATGTAATAGCGTTTATGCCGGGGTCTGCGAGTGA
- a CDS encoding DNA adenine methylase, whose amino-acid sequence MIRSLLKWPGGKSRVMPELLPHLPKAGCLVEPFVGGASVFLNTDYRRYILADINPDLIRLYREVKSNPELVIDLARPLFATGNSKEEYLQNRRIFNGTKGLLDVARAALFLYLNRHGYNGVVRYNQSSGYNVPFGQHKSSPYFPEAEIRQFAEKANDTKAIFLCSSFQNTLKVMVGTDEAIYCDPPYLPASETANFTQYHTEPFTESHHRQLAADLLEVNRNYGAQVVISNSDTEATRAIYQPFKMHEISVQRSVSTDKDNRQKAKEVIGVLPVCDCCGRYGGDCPDCVAVMGDATYNAMVAAGVFDDQGGF is encoded by the coding sequence ATGATTCGATCACTACTCAAATGGCCCGGTGGCAAAAGCCGCGTGATGCCTGAATTACTGCCGCATTTACCAAAGGCTGGTTGCCTCGTTGAGCCTTTTGTTGGCGGCGCTTCCGTGTTCCTCAATACCGATTATCGCCGCTATATCCTTGCGGATATCAACCCAGATCTGATCCGCCTTTATCGTGAGGTCAAAAGCAATCCAGAGCTGGTGATCGATCTTGCGCGACCGCTCTTTGCGACCGGCAATTCCAAAGAGGAATACTTACAAAACCGCCGCATTTTCAACGGCACAAAAGGCTTGCTTGATGTGGCCCGCGCTGCTCTGTTTCTCTACCTCAACCGCCACGGCTACAACGGTGTAGTGCGTTACAACCAGAGCAGTGGTTATAACGTGCCGTTTGGTCAGCACAAAAGCTCGCCTTACTTCCCGGAGGCGGAGATCCGCCAGTTTGCTGAGAAGGCTAACGACACCAAAGCTATTTTTCTGTGCAGCTCGTTTCAGAACACCCTCAAAGTGATGGTTGGAACGGATGAAGCCATCTATTGCGATCCGCCGTACCTGCCAGCCAGCGAAACCGCCAATTTCACCCAATACCACACCGAGCCATTCACAGAGAGCCATCACCGTCAGTTAGCGGCGGATCTGCTGGAAGTGAATCGCAATTATGGCGCGCAGGTTGTCATTTCCAACAGCGACACCGAAGCCACCCGCGCGATTTATCAGCCCTTCAAGATGCACGAAATCAGTGTGCAACGTTCCGTCAGTACCGACAAAGACAACCGCCAAAAGGCTAAAGAAGTGATCGGCGTGCTGCCTGTCTGCGATTGCTGCGGGCGTTACGGCGGTGATTGCCCTGATTGTGTCGCTGTGATGGGTGATGCGACTTACAACGCGATGGTTGCGGCGGGTGTTTTTGATGATCAAGGGGGTTTCTGA
- a CDS encoding phage filamentation protein Fil family protein: protein MKSNDPSLASLLKQGCQVTHYRNTRGWIECPDGRFFKPEPNKVRFIKGMSKPFVYTKKINKGLFNTLAGFLKKLL, encoded by the coding sequence ATGAAAAGTAACGATCCATCACTTGCCAGTCTGCTTAAACAAGGCTGTCAGGTTACGCACTACCGCAATACTCGCGGCTGGATAGAATGCCCTGATGGGCGTTTCTTTAAGCCAGAGCCAAATAAGGTACGGTTCATTAAAGGTATGAGTAAGCCTTTTGTTTATACGAAGAAGATAAACAAAGGTTTATTTAATACCTTGGCAGGTTTTCTTAAAAAGCTACTGTAG
- a CDS encoding DUF4761 family protein, giving the protein MKKRYSKHGSHAGSIPGLVQVGKNVYVHTAGFTIRRSPRNFIKRDSYLINKWDDKGGVDNYYGRDFTIAEAMRTIERLKGVKSYEN; this is encoded by the coding sequence ATGAAAAAGCGCTATTCAAAGCACGGATCACATGCAGGTAGCATTCCTGGGCTGGTTCAGGTCGGCAAAAACGTTTATGTGCATACGGCTGGATTCACTATCCGTAGGTCGCCAAGAAATTTTATTAAGAGAGATAGTTATTTAATTAACAAATGGGACGATAAAGGCGGTGTCGATAATTATTATGGCCGTGATTTTACCATAGCTGAAGCAATGCGAACAATTGAAAGGCTGAAGGGTGTAAAAAGTTATGAAAATTGA
- a CDS encoding Cox family DNA-binding protein, with the protein MQDVTNTEEIELKAETASDTGDEKAKIERKRAEVKLSEDPSNLLSKEGFAMYVGKTPIAIASMAKAGKIPAFYMTDPLNPGGHAELWVHRGEWDKYADQLVENAPDEWHGWKDRLHHSKPSKRQAGRAAA; encoded by the coding sequence ATGCAAGATGTCACTAACACCGAAGAGATCGAGCTTAAAGCTGAAACCGCGTCCGATACTGGAGACGAGAAAGCTAAGATCGAGCGTAAGCGCGCCGAAGTCAAGCTATCGGAAGATCCGTCCAACCTACTCTCAAAGGAAGGTTTTGCCATGTACGTGGGTAAGACGCCAATAGCGATCGCCTCAATGGCAAAAGCTGGGAAGATCCCAGCGTTTTACATGACCGATCCACTCAATCCAGGCGGCCACGCAGAATTGTGGGTTCACCGTGGCGAGTGGGATAAATATGCCGACCAGTTGGTCGAGAACGCACCGGATGAATGGCACGGTTGGAAAGACCGCTTGCACCATTCCAAGCCGTCAAAACGACAAGCAGGAAGAGCCGCAGCATGA
- a CDS encoding helix-turn-helix domain-containing protein, whose product MSNIQSEKLKLIRDSERMKTKEIADLVGINYPSYHGYESGKSKMPLEAGIKLFKHPRFRKYRDWFMFDEVDTEAGQIVPALAHIGQESTKSSQSEKKTG is encoded by the coding sequence ATGTCAAATATTCAATCAGAAAAACTCAAGCTCATTCGAGACTCAGAGCGTATGAAAACGAAAGAAATTGCTGATTTAGTTGGGATTAATTATCCGAGCTATCACGGCTATGAGTCTGGCAAATCTAAAATGCCATTGGAGGCGGGGATTAAGTTGTTTAAGCATCCCCGGTTTAGGAAATATCGGGATTGGTTCATGTTTGATGAGGTCGATACGGAGGCTGGCCAAATTGTGCCGGCCCTCGCACACATTGGGCAAGAATCAACAAAATCGTCCCAATCCGAAAAGAAAACTGGCTAA
- a CDS encoding Cox family DNA-binding protein — protein MTNTEEIELKAKTASDTGDEKAKVEHKRAEVKLSEYPSNLLSKEGFAMYVGKTPIAIASMAKAGKIPAFYMTDPLNPGGHAELWVHRGEWDKYADQLVENAPGVSQFSFRIGTILLILAQCVRGPAQFGQPPYRPHQT, from the coding sequence ATGACTAACACCGAAGAGATCGAGCTTAAAGCTAAAACCGCGTCCGATACTGGAGACGAAAAAGCTAAGGTCGAGCATAAGCGCGCCGAGGTCAAGCTATCGGAATATCCGTCCAACCTACTCTCAAAAGAAGGTTTTGCCATGTACGTGGGTAAGACGCCAATAGCGATCGCCTCAATGGCAAAAGCTGGGAAGATCCCAGCGTTTTACATGACCGATCCACTTAATCCAGGCGGCCACGCAGAATTGTGGGTTCACCGTGGAGAGTGGGATAAATATGCCGACCAGTTGGTCGAGAACGCACCGGGTGTTAGCCAGTTTTCTTTTCGGATTGGGACGATTTTGTTGATTCTTGCCCAATGTGTGCGAGGGCCGGCACAATTTGGCCAGCCTCCGTATCGACCTCATCAAACATGA
- a CDS encoding helix-turn-helix domain-containing protein → MSTNVGRKIQLMRKSEMLTQKQMADITGVSIASLTQYEQGRNVPSLESIVKIFKHPRFRKYHDWFLFDETELKAGQVVPALAHIGQESTKSSQSEKKTG, encoded by the coding sequence ATGTCAACTAACGTAGGTCGAAAAATTCAACTCATGCGGAAGTCAGAAATGCTGACTCAAAAACAAATGGCTGATATCACAGGTGTTTCTATCGCATCACTCACCCAGTATGAGCAAGGGAGGAATGTCCCTAGTTTAGAGTCGATCGTGAAGATTTTTAAGCATCCCAGATTTCGCAAGTATCATGACTGGTTCTTGTTTGATGAGACCGAGCTTAAAGCTGGCCAAGTGGTGCCGGCCCTCGCACACATTGGGCAAGAATCAACAAAATCGTCCCAATCCGAAAAGAAAACTGGCTAA
- a CDS encoding Cox family DNA-binding protein, with translation MQDVTNTEEIELKAETASNTGDEKAKVERKRAEVKLSEDPSNLLSKEGFAMYVGKTPIAIASMAKAGKIPAFYMTDPLNPGGHAELWVHRGEWDKYADQLVENAPGVSQFSFRIGTILLILAQCVRGPAPLGQL, from the coding sequence ATGCAAGATGTCACTAACACCGAAGAGATCGAGCTTAAAGCTGAAACCGCGTCCAATACTGGAGACGAGAAAGCTAAGGTCGAGCGTAAGCGCGCCGAGGTCAAGTTATCGGAAGATCCGTCCAACCTACTCTCAAAGGAAGGTTTTGCCATGTACGTGGGTAAGACGCCAATAGCGATCGCCTCAATGGCAAAAGCTGGGAAGATCCCAGCGTTTTACATGACCGATCCACTCAATCCAGGCGGCCACGCAGAATTGTGGGTTCACCGTGGAGAGTGGGATAAATATGCCGACCAGTTGGTCGAGAACGCACCGGGTGTTAGCCAGTTTTCTTTTCGGATTGGGACGATTTTGTTGATTCTTGCCCAATGTGTGCGAGGGCCGGCACCACTTGGCCAGCTTTAA
- a CDS encoding helix-turn-helix transcriptional regulator, with the protein MSIIQSEKLKLIRESERLRVKEVADMIGVNYVTYHGYESGKAKMSLESAKKFLKHPRFRKYRDWFLFDEVNTEAGQIVPALAHIGQESTKSSHSEKKTG; encoded by the coding sequence ATGTCAATAATTCAGAGTGAAAAACTCAAGCTCATTCGTGAATCTGAGAGGCTGCGAGTTAAGGAGGTGGCTGACATGATCGGTGTTAATTACGTTACTTATCATGGGTATGAGTCAGGGAAAGCAAAGATGTCACTTGAATCTGCAAAAAAGTTTCTAAAGCACCCGCGATTTCGCAAATACCGTGACTGGTTCTTATTTGATGAGGTTAATACAGAGGCTGGCCAAATTGTGCCAGCCCTCGCACACATTGGGCAAGAATCAACAAAATCGTCCCACTCCGAAAAGAAAACTGGCTAA
- a CDS encoding tyrosine-type recombinase/integrase: MSIKKLDDGRYEVDIRPRGSEGRRIRRKFNTKGEAQIFERHILVSHHNKEWLDKPADRRKLTELLGRWWVFHGKSHSRGEKERERLTNIIGNLAEMGVTRADQLTRKAIMDYRVMMLDRDLKPSSVNRQCAIMSGMFTKLINAEEYLNPNPFHEVKAFKEAQTDMAFLSADEVELLLSCLDGDDLKAVMLCLATGGRWNEVANLKGEHVIGGKVIFMKTKNGKRRAVPIDSDLEADVKTKATGRLFYPNYMNARAVLKDIKPDLPNGQALHVLRHTFATHFMMNGGNIITLQRILGHATIQQTMVYAHFAPEFLQDAIRFNPLVGVSIKCPSNGTK; encoded by the coding sequence ATGTCGATTAAGAAGCTCGATGATGGTCGTTATGAAGTGGACATAAGGCCCCGTGGTTCTGAGGGAAGAAGGATCCGGCGCAAGTTCAACACCAAGGGCGAGGCGCAAATCTTTGAGCGCCATATCTTGGTTAGCCATCACAACAAGGAATGGCTGGATAAACCAGCTGACCGGCGAAAACTTACGGAGTTGCTAGGTCGCTGGTGGGTATTCCACGGAAAAAGCCATAGCCGTGGCGAGAAGGAGCGGGAGAGGTTGACGAATATTATCGGCAATTTGGCGGAAATGGGCGTAACGCGAGCTGACCAACTGACGCGTAAAGCCATCATGGACTATCGCGTGATGATGCTTGACCGCGACCTGAAACCGTCAAGCGTGAATCGGCAGTGTGCGATTATGAGCGGCATGTTTACCAAGCTGATCAACGCCGAAGAATATCTGAACCCAAACCCGTTCCATGAGGTGAAAGCTTTCAAGGAGGCTCAAACCGATATGGCTTTCCTGTCAGCCGACGAAGTCGAGCTGTTACTATCGTGTCTGGACGGGGACGACTTAAAGGCCGTCATGCTATGCCTTGCAACCGGTGGTCGTTGGAATGAAGTCGCCAACCTGAAGGGGGAGCATGTGATAGGTGGAAAGGTGATCTTTATGAAGACGAAAAATGGCAAGCGCCGCGCGGTTCCCATCGATTCTGATCTGGAAGCGGACGTGAAAACTAAAGCAACGGGTCGTCTTTTTTACCCAAACTACATGAACGCCCGCGCGGTTCTCAAAGACATTAAGCCCGACCTTCCCAACGGCCAGGCGCTCCATGTGTTGCGGCATACGTTCGCAACGCACTTCATGATGAATGGAGGGAACATAATCACCTTGCAACGTATCCTCGGACACGCCACGATCCAACAAACGATGGTCTATGCGCATTTTGCCCCAGAGTTTTTACAGGACGCAATCCGGTTCAATCCATTGGTTGGAGTGTCCATAAAGTGTCCATCGAATGGCACCAAATAG
- the pyrE gene encoding orotate phosphoribosyltransferase, whose protein sequence is MKGYQRQFIEFALNKQVLKFGEFTLKSGRISPYFFNAGLFNTGRDLALLGRFYAEALMDSGMDFDLLFGPAYKGIPIATTTAVALAEHHERDVPYCFNRKEAKTHGEGGNLVGSALHGRVLLVDDVITAGTAIRESMEIIGASGATLAGVLIALDRQEHGRGDISAIQEVERDYHCEVIAIVTLKDLITYLEEKPEMADHLAAVRTYREQFGV, encoded by the coding sequence ATGAAAGGCTATCAGCGCCAATTTATCGAGTTCGCGCTTAACAAGCAGGTATTGAAATTCGGTGAATTCACCTTGAAATCCGGCCGGATCAGCCCGTATTTCTTTAACGCTGGCCTGTTTAATACCGGGCGTGATCTCGCGTTATTAGGGCGCTTTTATGCCGAAGCGCTGATGGATTCTGGCATGGATTTCGATCTGCTGTTTGGCCCAGCCTACAAAGGCATTCCGATCGCCACCACCACGGCGGTGGCACTAGCGGAGCATCACGAGCGCGACGTGCCTTACTGCTTCAATCGTAAGGAAGCCAAAACCCATGGCGAAGGCGGTAACTTGGTAGGTAGCGCGCTGCATGGCCGCGTGCTGCTGGTGGATGATGTGATTACCGCTGGCACTGCGATCCGTGAATCGATGGAGATCATTGGTGCTAGCGGTGCCACACTGGCCGGTGTGCTGATTGCTCTTGACCGTCAGGAACATGGTCGTGGCGATATTTCCGCTATTCAGGAAGTTGAACGCGACTATCACTGCGAGGTGATCGCGATCGTGACGCTGAAGGATTTGATTACTTATCTGGAAGAAAAACCTGAAATGGCGGATCACCTAGCGGCGGTGCGTACCTATCGCGAACAGTTCGGGGTTTGA